In Nomia melanderi isolate GNS246 chromosome 5, iyNomMela1, whole genome shotgun sequence, a single genomic region encodes these proteins:
- the CSN4 gene encoding COP9 signalosome subunit 4: MVATAAAVRQQLTNLAYSGGSHKDQAEKYRAILDSIILSSGEELVDALKIFIEAIVNEYVSLVISRQILTDVSSRLLYLPDEISKAVSHYTLDKIQPRVISFEEQVASIRQHLADIYERNQNWREAANVLVGIPLETGQKQYTVDYKLETYLKIARLYLEDDDPVQAEAFINRASLLQAESKNERLQIYYKVCYARVLDYRRKFIEAAQRYNELSYRTIIHEDERMTALRNALICTVLASAGQQRSRMLATLFKDERCQQLPAYSILEKMYLDRIIRRSELQEFEALLQPHQKACTIDGLGSTILDRAVIEHNLLSASKLYNNITFEELGALLEIPPTKAEKIASQMITEGRMNGYIDQIDSIVHFETRETLPTWDKQIQSLCYQVNQIIEKITQTEPEWIAKAMEDQMVH, translated from the exons ATGGTGGCGACGGCAGCTGCTGTACGTCAACAACTCACGAATTTAGCGTATTCTGGTGGTTCCCATAAAGATCAAGCGGAAAA GTATCGAGCGATTTTagattcaataatattatcgtCCGGCGAAGAACTGGTTGATGCCttaaagatatttattgaaGCAA ttgTAAATGAATATGTTAGTTTGGTCATTTCAAGACAAATTTTAACAGATGTCAGTTCTCGTTTGTTGTATTTGCCCGATGAAATATCAAAGGCTGTTTCACATTATACATTGGATAAA ATTCAACCACGCGTCATCTCCTTTGAAGAACAAGTTGCTAGCATAAGACAACATTTAGCAGATATTTATGAACGTAATCAAAACTGGAGGGAAGCAGCTAATGTTTTAGTTGGAATACCATTAGAGACGggacaaaa GCAATACACAGTTGACTATAAACTTGAAACTTACCTTAAAATTGCACGACTGTACTTAGAGGATGATGATCCTGTACAAGCTGAAGCATTTATAAATAGAGCATCTCTTTTACAA GCTGAATCCAAAAATGAACGGTTGCAAATTTATTACAAAGTTTGTTATGCTAGAGTATTAGATTACAGAAGAAAGTTTATTGAAGCAGCTCAAAGATATAATGAATTATCATATAGAACTATTATACACGAAGATGAACGAATGACTGCTCTTAGAAATGCATTAATTTGTACAGTACTAGCTTCAGCAG GACAACAAAGAAGTCGTATGTTGGCTACCTTGTTTAAAGATGAACGCTGTCAACAACTTCCTGCTTATTCGATTCTTGAAAAGATGTACTTGGATCGTATCATTAGACGATCTGAATTACAAGAATTTGAAGCCTTGTTGCAACCTCACCAAAAAGCATGTACAATCGATGGATTAGGATCAACAATTCTTGACCGTGCTGTTATAGAACATAACTTATTATCTGCtagtaaattatataataacataacatTCGAAGAATTGGGTGCTTTATTGGAAATCCCACCAACGAAGGCAGAGAAAATTGCTAGCCAAATGATCACAGAAGGTCGGATGAATGGATACATTGATCAAATTGATTCTATTGTACATTTCGAAA caCGTGAAACTTTACCAACGTGGGATAAACAAATACAATCACTTTGCTATCAAGTGAACCAAATAATAGAAAAGATCACTCAGACTGAACCAGAATGGATAGCAAAAGCAATGGAAGATCAAATGGTACATTaa